A single region of the Vicia villosa cultivar HV-30 ecotype Madison, WI linkage group LG4, Vvil1.0, whole genome shotgun sequence genome encodes:
- the LOC131598881 gene encoding uncharacterized protein LOC131598881 encodes MSSSIELGIDQFSEANNVILMSLMEETHEYEDEYIGDDKLVSMIQSLEAEISDTQNYDMGGYMDGQDCSTSLIIDSDHWVDIELISSSLFDEVNMNVNANTWCENEMEHMKMEYEDQNFIDDFQMCYGVFMEQQHRKS; translated from the coding sequence ATGTCTTCTTCAATTGAATTAGGAATCGATCAATTCTCTGAGGCTAACAATGTAATTCTCATGTCATTGATGGAAGAAACACATGAATATGAAGATGAATACATTGGTGATGATAAACTTGTAAGTATGATTCAATCACTTGAAGCAGAGATAAGTGACACTCAAAATTATGACATGGGAGGATATATGGATGGTCAAGATTGTTCCACGTCGTTAATCATTGATTCTGATCATTGGGTTGATATAGAATTGATCTCTTCATCATTGTTTGATGAggtgaatatgaatgtgaatgCGAATACATGGTGTGAAAATGAGATGGAGCATATGAAAATGGAATATGAAGATCAAAATTTCATTGATgattttcagatgtgttatggagTTTTCATGGAACAACAACATAGAAAAAGTTAG